The genomic region TTTCGGTGCGGATTTCCTCATCTCCACCGTCTAGTGTAAATCATCTCTGCAAAATTTCAACCAATTTGGTGATCGTTAAGGCCTTCAAACTATAGTTTTTCTGGTATGAACACAACCGGACAGAATTCAGTCCGTCCATTTGTTTTTTGAGTTTGAAGCTTAAAAAATCTGCCCTATAATGCTAATGAAGCTTATCACTCTTGTAGAGAATTAGCATGTCTTCTTGAAGGATTACTATAGTACATGGAACAAACTTTATTGTAAGAGAATTAAACACGTGAATCATATATAGCATATCAGTCAAAATTCAAAAGAGCGCTAGAAGGTTATTAGTAGTCACTTCAATCTTCATTCTTCAGCACAGTATAAAGATGAGGCTGCTCCAACACCTTAATAATAAAGTAATGCATAGAGTATAGTATAGACTATAGAGATCTCTAGCTGCTTCGAGGTTAAGTGTACGTGTTGCAAAATATATATTATCGATATCTCACACAAATTTGAAAGTCTTCACAAAATATATATGATGTTTTTCTAATCTAATATTGGTCATTTCAGCAATGAGTCACGGTTCGTGACTTGGACAAGGTGCAATAGGCCCTCGCGGCTTGATCTGAATTATCAAGATCAGACTAATGGAAACCAAATTGCTTCAAAGTAATAGCCTTCTAGCATGTCTTGACCTAAAAACTTAAAAACATCTTTGAAATACGATCGTAACTATTACAGTTTAATTTCATGTTTTTAAAATTTCACACATAAGCAACGAAAAAAAAATCATTCTCTTAATGATGTATCGATTGAAAAATTTTGATTTCTCATCATGAAATTTCAGCAAGCTTTTGCATGCTTAAATCGCACACATGGAATTAAATTCAACAAGTTGGAAAATATACCCATCAAGTATAATTATTATTAAAGTGGGGCTAAAACTCTAACTAACCAAGCTACTAAAACCTTCAACTTCAAGCAAACCTACTTTAGACTTTTCATGTAGCTAGCCGCCCCTTTCGATTCTCTTAAATTTCAAAGATTAAATCCTTAATTTTATGAGTTTATCATAACACATCAATCATCAAGCCAAGTCAAAGATAATTTCTTCTCTAAAATTCGACCTCTGACTAATCAACGGGCCGCAACGAATCAATGCCCATCTAAACCCATCCCCATAAACGGGCCTGAACTAACAAACTGGCCCGGCCCATTAAAGAACCATATTAAACTCCTTCATACGACACCGTTTGGGCCAGTCTCGACTCTCGACTGAGCTATGTACCCCCAACCTTCTCTTCCGCTCGCTTATGGCGGCGTGCCGTCGTCGTCGGCAGCCTTCTCACCGGAGACGGAACCAGGCAGCATCGAAGACGCTCTGCTCCAATTGGTCCAGGACCACCACAACAACTCCATCAAGCTTCGCGAACGCACAGGTCAGTCAAAACTCGATTTCCCCAAATTGATCGAAATTAGGGTTCCGATTAGTGTTGATTAGATTGGTGTGATTGAAGCAGACCGGGAGAAGAAGGACGCGATCAAGAAGGCTGCGCGTGCGGCGGAGCTGATGGTGGAGGCGGTAAACGGCGGCGTGCAAGAAGCGTTCGTAAATGAGAAGCGGATCGAGCATGAGATTCGGGCTTTGGCGGCCACCATTACGCGATTCACAAAGCAAACGGATCACTGGCTCTCCGTCACTAATTCCATCAACTCTGCCATCAAGGTTGGCACTTCAAATTTTAATTTTAATTTTTTTTGTTCTGATTTTGTGTGTGTGTGTGTTGGAAGTGAGTTTAGTTTTGGTTTGTGTTGCAGGAAATTGGGGACTTTGAGAATTGGATGAAGATCATGGAGTTTGATTGTAAGAGCATCACTGCAGCTATACACAACATTCACCAACCTTGATGAGCACACTTGTGAGTTGTGAGCTAAGTTGTTTCAGCAATGTAAATTCTGATCAATTTCTATGTATGTTCGAAAGCATTTTCAATCCTTGAATTCGTTGCCTTTTCAATCCGCTTACACGATTCTAATGGAAGTGAAATTGTATGTTTTTGTACATTCCAGTTGGGGTTTATTTTTGATTCCTACAATGTTTAGGAGATGTGAACTTCTACCCCTGTGATATGTAATTATGTATGGGGGGGGGGGGGGAATTGTATCAGTACAACAGTTCAAGTTATTATTGTGACTTCGACTGAATCATAGTTGACATGGGAGTTAGCTAGCCTATCCAGATCTCAAATAGAAGTTAAATGCCCTGTAGTTTTCATCATGTCATGAAAGGGAAGTAGAAGGAAAATGTCAAATGTATAAGCATATCAGAAACTCAAGTCGTACATTATACCATGGAGCAGTTGCCTCTTGCTTGTGTCCAATTGCAATGCAACTTCGTAGGAATAACCAAAACCATAAAAAGACGTTTCCCACGTCTGCAAATTCTGATGGGATTTGGATTTGGGTCATAAGTCAGTAATCTTCTATCTGAATTCACCATCAAATTCCCAGTAAGACTTGGTCTGTAAATGGTGTTGTTGACCTGGATTTCATAATGTTTTAGTCTTATGAGTTGTTCACGCATTCATTTCTAAATAGTGCTGCCCTCTTGGATATGGTCATAGGGAGAAATTTTCTTTTGCAGATTGTGTGAGGAACAAGAAGTGGGATTCTAAATAGACATCTTATTCATCGTTGTCTTCTTCTTCCCCGATAATAGACGTTGCGCAAGCACCAGTATCTTACTGATTAAATTAACATAGTCAAGCTGCAGGTTCATAGTTAGAACTGTATCTTCACCATATAAGAAAAGAAAATGTCCGATCAGTGTTTTCAAGTTTCTCTAGCCTTGCAAACTAAGGTAACGGTGGATATAAAATTGGACTTATAATATAGGATTCCAATCACAGATCAAGTCAACTTCTGGAAGACTAAATTGTTTCATAAAATTAGAATTTCCTGCTAGGCTTTTCTGCATCCGACAGACAAGGCTAAGCGTTTCCGGGGATAAACTTTTGGCAGAAAACAGGTGTGTATAAACAAGTCACATTAACAATAACAGGTCACAGATCACGGTGGTTATGAAAGAGACGTTATATAATCCGGTTAATATAGGTGAGGATATTTTAGTTTGTTCAACAGAATATTTATTTGCCACCTTAAGTTGTAATGAACTTTATACTCCATTTTGTGTAAATGTAAGTAACAATGCATCATAGCTTATACCTTTTCCCATGTTTCGATCTCTACCTTGCGAGATATACACGAATTTCATATATGTTGTAGCCTGACAAGTAAATATTATCTAGCTCAACCCTTTGCCTTAAATCCATCATATAAGTTGATGAAATTGGAATCTTGGCTTCTAGATTAAAATTGAGGGAATAAGAGAAAGGGGTATTCACATTCATAATTTGCAATTCAAAGAAAGTTTTTATTTTTGACAAGAATCAAAATAGTTTTACAATCATGAACACAAAGACGATAGATCCTCTATTTTTTCTGAGGAATGAGGATAAAGTTTATGTTATCAGTTGATCTTCCTGCAGTTGACTCTTACTTCACCAGCATTTCCAGTAAGAGGCTTAATATTACCCATCTTGATCATTGAAACCGAAAAGTCGTTCCAAAAGTCATATAGGCTTGTGCTGTAGTGTTGCACCAACTTATCACTGTCACTTCCATCGCCTTTGAACAACTCTTGATCAGAGTGAAGGAGGCCCTTTGATTTCAACAAGGAACTAAAATACGTTGTGTCGAATTTCTTCGGGGTTGCATCAAGTGGCCGTAAATTGTTATCTCCACCAGTTCGTGGGCAGTTTTGTTTAGCAGAAGCTGCAAAGTTGGCGTTTATGTTGGTATCATTGTAAATCCTGTCTTTGAAGGTAGTGCACCGAGCTTGTCCAATGGTGTGAGCACTTGAGAGGAGAACTAAGTCTTTGAGGTCAAGACCATGAGATTGGAAGCTAGATAGAAGCTGTGAGAAGCTGAAAAATGGGGGAGGCAGGTTTCTGTTCGCATCGTTCGCGCTTGCTGTTGTTGCATCTCTTCTGCCCAGTTGTACCTCGTAAGAAGGACCTCCTAGCTGAAACACATACACAGATAACATTAACTTCTCCATTTCTCGGCTTCGATTCGATCTCTCTTAGTAGAAATGATATTGTGCATGGTATGAAAAAAATGCATGCACTTACAAGGTATACAGAATCACGAGCTGCAACGGCTAATATATCAGCGCATGAGACAACAGTTTTCTTACAAGATTTGTCGACAGCTGCTTTGATCTTGTCAATCACTTCGAATCCTCTGATTGATCCGGCATTTGGTACGGCTGTCTTCTCACCGGTGAAGGTCGACGTGTCATCTAGCAGAACTGAACCATCGCAACCCTGCAATAGCCAACAGTATATATATGAACATGAACATATGCATGTTATTATAACATAGCGTTAGGCAGATCGAATAGTTTTGTTACGATGAAGTGTTCATTGCGAGGTTAACTTACGTTAACAAAGCAATCGTGGAAGTGCAAACGCAGTAGAGAAGCTCCCATACGCGGTTCATCTTTGACAGCTTGACGGACAATTTCTCTGATTTTTGGAAGTGCCTGAGGGCAGACGTTGTCGTAGAAACAAGCATTTAGTTGTGCAGATGATGGTGTTATAACCATGGCAGCTAAAACGGTGATACAGACTAAGAAAGATTGAAATGTAGCCATGGCAAGTTCTTCGAATTGGTGGTGAATGAGTATTGAACATCAAGGGGCCGGGTTCGAGTTTATAAAGAGGGAAACTTGCCCTGCCCCTTGTTCATTTTAATCAATATCTTTTCACATAAAAAAAATTAGCTGATGTGATTTTGTGAAATGATCAAGTTATATACGTATGTATAGACCAGTTCCAATACGTATGTATAGACCAGTTCTAATAGATGATCAATTCCTGGTGGGGGTGTATTAAGTTATATAATTGCAGTGTATAATATGCATGCATCGACTTATTCCACTTTATACATAATTGGTTCAAGGATCAAATCCATTTATAGGACCCAAATTTCTTAGTTTGTTCGACGCACAAAGGGCTAGGTTAATTTTCAGAAGTTAACACATGATTTTTATAAGTTGAATATAATATGAAGACCCAGGTTCCATATATAGCAATGACGATTAACTTCTGTGAGAACGTACGTATGAAGACCTAGTATCTGCATACGTGTGTGATTAAGGAAAGGGAAGTGTAGATTAACTTATGGAGTTCAATAATCTGATTCATCTTTATTTTTTCTTAATTTATGCATGTTTCAATACTTATGCTAAATATCAACGTTCTTATATAAGTTTATGAACAAATGATTGTCTATGTACAGACGATGTCCGGACTTGGTGTCCTATTAGGTACGAATTTCATAAAAAGAAGTCACAATTAATATCTCTAGTAATTAAATAACTCAGCTAGCTAGGCAATTAACCTCGATAATTACTTACGACAGTTGTATAATCAGGGGTTCAAATTAACATGGCCAGCTCTCCGACAGTGGATTATTAGGGTTTTGAAATACCAATTAACATGTCATTTTCAACTAAACCAAGGCGCGCCTGACGAACAGAGTTGACGTTTAGCATAAGACATTTTTGACTTGGGTTGCAAACAAAACTATTCTGCTTAATTAAGTTGTTGTACCTACTCATTAGTTCAACATATCTAAAAGTACGTCAAATGCATGCAATTGGCTTATAATTAATATATGTCATCTGGCTCCCTTAATCTGAGAACTGGCTGGACTAGGCAAACGTTCAGAGATTTAGGGTTCAATTAATTAGGAAGTTTCCCATACGCATGTAAACGCTATATATATATATATATATATATATATATATATATATATATATATACTACTACTACNNNNNNNNNNNNNNNNNNNNATGAACCGGACATAATTCAGTCCGTCTATTTGTTTTTCGAGTTTGAGGGCCTTAACGATTATCAAATTGGCTGAAATTTTACAGAGATGATCTACACAATATTATCTAGATACTAGACGGTGGTGATGATGAAATTTGATCGAAAAGTGGTGAAAAAATGAAAATCCGCACCAAACCATTGGTGCAGACGTCTGTAGCTGAGAAAAATCATATATATATATACAGATTTTCTCAGCTGCGGATGTCCGTATTTATTCTTACGGTGCGGATTTCCACTTTAAACTCACTTTTCATTTTAATTTTCACATCTCCACCGTCTGGTCTTTAGATACTAATGTTTAGATTATCTCTGCAAAATTTCAGCCAATTTGGTTATCATTAAGGCACTCAAACTCAATTAAACCAATGGATGAACATAATTCTGTCGAACTTGAACCGTTCATGTTTATAACAAAAAAACGCAGTTTTGAGTGCCTTTATGATAACCAAATTGGTTGAACTTATACAGAGATGATCTATACATTAGTATCTAAATACTAGACGGTGGAGATGTGAAAATTCGATTGAAAAGTGAGTGTAAAGTGGAAATCCGCATCGTAAGAATAAATGCGGACGTCCGCAGCTGAGAAGCTCTGTGTATATATACACACACACGAAATATTTGTAGATAGGGATTCTCAATTGTTACAAATCAGCAAAAGGGCCAAACCCTAATGTTCCGGACAGGACCAAACCCTAACGTTCCGAACTCCTCTTTCAAAGCAGGAACCGAAAGTGATATTGAATCCATCTGCAGGGGTGCGTAAATTAACCCCAGCAGATGTGGCGGTTGGTAAGCGTAACCTGTGCTTGAATGAGGAGAACTTGAGTCCGGTTGACCGGTTGTGGTGCCACAATAGGAGGATTTTACTGGTCCGGCCGGCGGTAAGAATAAACTGGCTTATGGGCAAGAAGAAGGCTGCGCAATCTGAAGCGCGCGGTAAAGATCGAAGAATTTAATGGTCCAGTTGCAAGAGGCATAGGCTAGTTCGAGCTCCACCCCATGCATGCATGGTTGATTTTCTTGCATGTGACACAATTGCCTGATTGGTACACAAGGATTATGTAGTTGGTTTTCTTTTTAACTTGTAGGCTTGCTCAAACTAGCTAAGCTCTCATTTACTGTATTAGTGGTGCTTTAGCATAGATAGATTGTCAGAATTTTCTTACCGGCTTCATATGTAAGATTTTGTAAGCCATAACCTATTTTCGGCTATTGATCGATCTATTGAAGTCAACTTAATTTCCTTTAAAACAAAAAGGATAAAACGGGGTTTCCCCGACCAGATGTGTAAACGAGCTTGGAAGAAATAGTCTGCAGGCCGGTGCTAATTGCTATATAACAATCATCCTAAAAGAAAACTCAAGTACTCAACCAAACAGTTTGTTGTAGCGCATTTCATATATAAATTATATATTGAACACTTGGAAACTAAATCATGAACCACAAATCACGTCTCAAAACAACAAAACTATCTAGTTTACAGATATAATGAGAGTATGAGACACAAAGAAAAATATATATGAAAGGTTGTCCAAATCATGAACGTGGGATGGTCAAACAGCTTGTTGTTTCAGAATCTCTCCTATTATTGATTATTGATTTTCCTGCAATTGAGTCTTACTTCCCCAGCAGTCCCAGTAAGAGGCTTCATGTTTCCCATCTTGATCATCGATTTCGAAAAGTCTTTCCCGAAAGCAGACGAGTGACTACTGTAATGATGCACCAGCTTATCACTTGCACTGCCATTTCCCTTAAACAGCTCTTGATCAGAATGAAGGAGACCCTTGTTTTTCAACAAAGATTTGAAGTACACAGTATCGAATCTCCTCGGAGTTGCATCGAGTGGCTCTATCTTGTCATCTCCACCACTTGATGGGCAATTCTTTTTAGCAAAGGCCGCAAACTTGGGGTCTATGTTGGTGTCATTGTAGATCCTTTGTTTGAAGGTGGTGCACCGAGCTTGTCCAATGGTGTGAGCAGCTGAGAGGACAACCAAGTCCTTGAGGTTAAGACCATGAGATTGGAAGTTGGAGAGAAGCTGTGCGAAGCTGAAAAATGGGGGAGGAAGGTTTCTGTTGGCATCGTTTAGGCTTGCATTTCTTGCATCCCTTCTACCTAATAGTACTTTGTATTGAGGGCCTTGTAGCTAAAAACACATAATGAAAGTACGAACATATGATTATGTTTTCCAATTGATCGACAATAGAAAAGTCATAATCCAACATTAGAGAAAAAGCCTGCACTTACAATGTTTACAGAATCACGAGCAGCAACAGCTAATATATCGGCACATGAGACCACATTTCTCTTGCAAGCTTTGTTCACCGCCTTTTTAATATCATCGATCACATTGAATCCCCTGACTGAATTCGCATTTGGGAGAGCTGTCTTCTCCCCTGTGAACTTGGCAGCGTCGTCAAGTAGAATTGATCCATCGCAGCCCTATATATATTCAAGTATTACAGATATCCCAAAACCAGATATATAAGTTCATGATGATTATTCACATTACTAAGTTGCACTACTAAGTTTTTGAGAAAGACATGAATCTCAACTCTGCATTGTTTCTCTATGTGATTAAGTTAAAGGAATAGTACAATAGTACGTGCATGCAATATGAAAATGAAATTTTAAACTTCTGAGTTGATATAGTGCATTAATGCATGCAATGGCTTAGCTTACATTTACAAAGCAATCATGGAAATGCAAACGTAGTAGAGACGCTCCGATGCGAGGCTCACGATGAATGGCCTGCTTAACAACTCTTCTGATGGTCGGAAGTGCTTGAGGACACACTTTGTTGTAAAAGTTCGCGGTTAGTTTTGCAGAAGTTGGTATCAAACTGGTTGTTGCTACAAAAGCAATGAAGAACAGTAGGGCAGAGAATCGAAGAGCAGCCATGATGACCTAATTTGCTTTCTTTTTCTTTTTCTTTTCCAGTTGCTGAAGGATATATGATGGAGATCAAACGCTTCAGTTTTTATAAGTGAAGTGAATTTGTCCAGTTGTCAATTTCTAGCCATTAATTTCTTCATATATAATTGACCAAGTCATTCATATCATGCAATATGATCGAACGAAACTTCCTTCTGTATATCTGTACGGACTGATCGATGGACCAATTCTAGTGATTTTACGTAGTTTAATTAGGATGTGGTAGAGACTAAGATCGATCATGTATAGCTGTAATGCCTGCAACTATTCCACTGAATAAACTTGATTCACGTATTTATTAAATTATCAACTCATACAGTCATACGCAATCCATATATGGCTTTTCAGAACCCAGAAGTTCACCTCCTCCGGTCAGTTCCCTGTTCCCTTGTGAAGCACGCGGCAACGGGTTTTGTCATAAGACTCACAAGTAGCTATAAAATTGTACATACTTAGTTAGTGGCTTGAACATTATGCATGGAAGATTGAACTTCAAATTCTCTTCTTCAGTAGGTCAAGCTCGATCTTAGAGAAGGATCCTGTTGAATGCAAAGAACAAATGCAAGGATTGAACTGCTCATTGATCGTATGTTTGGTAATTGTTTTACTCTTGGTATGTTGTAAGAACTAAAGCTTTGTCTATTGCGGAACTGGAATGATTCAAATCCCCTAACTGAATTCAATTGGAGACGTCTATATATCTTCTCACTGGTGAAGCTGATAGTTTTGTCAAGCAGAATTGGTGCATGTTGCAGCCTGTATTAACCGACAAAAAATCATCTCATTAGCTAGGAACTAACGGATCAGATCGTCACGTACATTATATCCCACATTACATATAAGTTGAGTATTCAACTTTTTGGAAACTAGATCAGAGGGAATATCTCCTCAAATATAGTAGTCTTTTTTTGAATGAAATGCTAAATTGAACTTCAGCCTAGTTACGTAGCAAGTTATGTAGTCCACATATGTGTGCCTTGAATAAAATTCGCCACACGATCGATAGAGCATGTGTTGAGAATGAGGAGTGTTGTGCAAAACAGTTTTGGGTGTGATACATATACCACTTACAGAGAAATATTTTTTTCATCATTAGAATTTCTGAGAGGTTCACGAAAGATGGACTGGGTAGCAACTCTTCTGATGGCTGGAAGTGCTGAATAACTATTGTAACAATGCCATGCCAGCTACATATATACAAGCTGAAGGAAAGATTGATAATTGTGCAGAAGCAGGTATTGAGGTATTCGATTGCTTATTAGTGATGAACATGAAGCAGTACTGCTACACGTACGCTTTCAGTTTATATGTCATTTTCAGTTTATATATATATATATATATATATATATATATATATATATATNNNNNNNNNNNNNNNNNNNNAAGTGCGGACGTCCGCACGGCCCTTAAAGTGCAGACGTCCCTCCGTTCTCCTCCTTCCGGAGCCGACGACGGCGCCAACGGCGTCCCCGACCACTTTCCCTTCCCGGTGAGATTGATTTGAAGGTCTGGGCAGCAATCTCCACCCAAAACTTCACACAAGATCGATCTCGCTGGAAAACTGGAATTCGGTGGGGAGGAAAAGTGGTCGGGGACGCCACTGGAGTCCGCTTGGGTGGAGGCACGCCGTCGTCGGTGCCAAAAGAAGGATAACGGAGGGATGTCCGCACTTTAAGGGCGTGCGGACGTCCGCTTCATATCGTTTTTGCTTCCTATCCAGAGCGAAGCTGCTTCACTTTGAAACTAAAGTGTGAAGTTCCTTATTTGACTCACTTTTCGGTCATATTTCTATATCTCCACCGTTCAGTTTATATAACCTAATGCATAGATCACTCTTGCCAAGTTTCATCCAAATTGGTAATCATTAAAGTACCGAATTAGATTAAATCAACGAACGGACCATAAATCTGTCTATTCAGAACTGTTTGTTTAAATTAAGATTATAAAAACCCAAACAATCATCAAATTCAATGAAATCTTGCGTACTGTCTCATGGAAAAATGAAAGATAAAATTAATTCTTATCGTAAGTGCCGTTTGCATGTAGTAATTAAGATCATTGCTGTAATTTGTAAACATAAAATGGACCTACTATTGTTAAACCTAATTAACTAGCGTGCTAAATGCTTGTTGTTGTTGTTGTTTTTTTTTTTTTTTTTTTGTAGGGGAAGGAGATAAATCAATTGATCAAAGATCATTACGATCAAAAAGGTCAAGTATGAATAGTTAGGGCTGGGCATATAAAACCGATCCCGAGATCCCGTCCCGATCCCGTTCCGAAAGTAGACGGGACGAGACGGGCTTTAAGTTGAAAATGTGCAATCCCGTCCCTGCCCATCCCGATCTAAAAAAACGGGACGGACTTCGGGATTAACATTTTGAATCCCGTAAGGGCCCGGCCCGTCCCGTCCCGAAGCCCATGTTCTTTTTTTTTGTCGTTTATAAATATATAGATATGTTCTCTGACTTCTCTGCACCTCTCATGCCTCTTTTGTTGACTTCTTATCTTTCTCTCTCGTTTGTCCCTTGCCTCCCACTCTCTATCACTCTCTCACGACCTCTATCACTCTTTCTCAGTCCCCTCTCTCACGGTCTCACTCTCACTGATCACTTGGTGGTCAGATGGCTTTTCTTTAATTGCAAAGACCATGTGGGGGTTCAAGATGCCAAAATCGGTCGTAAGCAATCTACGATATCACCACCACACCAGCATCCTCGGCCAACCACCAACCTCAGTCGACCGAGAGTCCGAGACAGTCTCCCTATTGTCGCACCACCCACAACGAACGACGACCTAGATCTACCCTTTGATTCTTATTTTACTTTTAAATTTCAGGTGAATTTACATTTCAATTGTTTCTTGAGATCTATTGATCTGAGTTTGTAAATTATAATTGTTGGATGGAAAAACTGGATATTCTTCATATATATTTTGAGATTTACTTATCTAAACCATGAATGTTATTTGGTTTTGGTTAATTTTTGTGGTGTTGGCTGTAAATCACGGTATAGGCGAGAAGGAAGCCGATCTCGGCAGATGCTCGAGGCCTCGACGACCTTTATTTTTTTTAACAAGGTGATATCTCGGTCCCGTCCTGGTCCCGGCCCGATCCCGACCGAGATTCGGGCCTGCCGGGATCACTTCTGAAAATCCCTCATCCCGTCTCGTCCCGTCCCTATTGAAAATTTCGGAATCGGGATCGGGATCACGCTAATCCCGGCTCGTCCCGGCCCGTGCTCAGCCCTATGAATAGTTCGAAGACCATACAAACACATAGCTAGAAGCTAAATCAAACCTACATCTAAAAATTGAAAAACAACTTCAAAACTACATCTCAAAAAGCGGATATATGAATCACTAAAAAGCAAATTAACCTTCTAAAACCTAGTAACAACTCAACTATAAATGATTTAGGCCAAAGACCTCAAAACGGTGTACCGTCACTACCGTGTACCTTTCATCGATGAGAAGAGAGAGAGAGAAATTACTGGGTTTTTCCAAAATAGGCCCATTTGAAGAGCGAGAACGAGTGAGCCACAAGGCACAGCCCACATCCCCCTCCCAACTCAAGTAGACCCGACTGCACCAGTCGGAGTTGGGGCTAAATGCTTGTTGATAATGTCAGATAATTAGCTGTTGATCAATGATCAGATCGATTAATTGCATCATTGCATGGTACATATAAAGCTAGCTGATTCCATTCAACTAGCTAGACAAAGAATATACATATGCATATTCTCTCTAATAATTAAGCTTCTGAATGTTCTAGGATATTCTGTATCTTTCTAGATATTCTTTATGTGTGTCTTGGCCTTATGCTAATAGGATATGTAGTTAGACTAGATCTATGTATTCATATCCTTACTATATTGATATTGTGTAATTCCCTATATAAAGGACTTCTATCAATGAATAAGATGATGATTCTCTTGCTATCTCTTTGTCTATACATTTTATACTTCATCACGTTATCATGCACTTTGTTCTAACCCTAGAACTAATA from Fragaria vesca subsp. vesca linkage group LG3, FraVesHawaii_1.0, whole genome shotgun sequence harbors:
- the LOC101301371 gene encoding biogenesis of lysosome-related organelles complex 1 subunit 1-like; this translates as MYPQPSLPLAYGGVPSSSAAFSPETEPGSIEDALLQLVQDHHNNSIKLRERTDREKKDAIKKAARAAELMVEAVNGGVQEAFVNEKRIEHEIRALAATITRFTKQTDHWLSVTNSINSAIKEIGDFENWMKIMEFDCKSITAAIHNIHQP
- the LOC101301659 gene encoding cationic peroxidase 1-like: MATFQSFLVCITVLAAMVITPSSAQLNACFYDNVCPQALPKIREIVRQAVKDEPRMGASLLRLHFHDCFVNGCDGSVLLDDTSTFTGEKTAVPNAGSIRGFEVIDKIKAAVDKSCKKTVVSCADILAVAARDSVYLLGGPSYEVQLGRRDATTASANDANRNLPPPFFSFSQLLSSFQSHGLDLKDLVLLSSAHTIGQARCTTFKDRIYNDTNINANFAASAKQNCPRTGGDNNLRPLDATPKKFDTTYFSSLLKSKGLLHSDQELFKGDGSDSDKLVQHYSTSLYDFWNDFSVSMIKMGNIKPLTGNAGEVRVNCRKIN
- the LOC101307000 gene encoding cationic peroxidase 1-like, which translates into the protein MAALRFSALLFFIAFVATTSLIPTSAKLTANFYNKVCPQALPTIRRVVKQAIHREPRIGASLLRLHFHDCFVNGCDGSILLDDAAKFTGEKTALPNANSVRGFNVIDDIKKAVNKACKRNVVSCADILAVAARDSVNILQGPQYKVLLGRRDARNASLNDANRNLPPPFFSFAQLLSNFQSHGLNLKDLVVLSAAHTIGQARCTTFKQRIYNDTNIDPKFAAFAKKNCPSSGGDDKIEPLDATPRRFDTVYFKSLLKNKGLLHSDQELFKGNGSASDKLVHHYSSHSSAFGKDFSKSMIKMGNMKPLTGTAGEVRLNCRKINNQ